The following DNA comes from Candidatus Thorarchaeota archaeon.
TTTTCCGACCTTTCGGTGCTCCACTTGAACGCATCTGAGGCAAGATTGTCAAAGGCTCCAGTTTCTGATGTGAATATTTTGATTTGAGACTTTTTGTCGACAGAATCAAGAGATACTTTGATTTTTACATTAGTTTCATCGGAATGAGCGATGTACCGGAACAAGCTGACTAAACCCTGTTCAAGCGGTACGGGATTGTTTGCAGCAATTGGTTCGTATGCCTGGATTATTCGGAGGGTTATCTTTCTGTCTGGGAACATTGCTCGAACTTTGTCCAATGATTCTTGAAGAACAATTCTCACAGTCAAAGGTTTCGAATCTCCCATATCATCGCTCTCAATTCCGATATGTCGCACTTGCCGGATGAGCCTTATTGATTCATTCAGTTGATTCATTATCAATTGGTATGACGGACTCTTTTCATGTGAGATCTTTTGCTTTTCTGCCATGAGCTGGACTCCACCTAGGATTCCTTGGAGCAAGTTACCCATATCGTGAGTTAGCAAGTCCAAGTAGAATTCTGCTCTGTTCCTCTCCTTGACAACTTCGTTAAGGAGCTCAGCTAATTGCTCCTTTTCCTTCTCCTCTATAGAAACTGTGACATCGCTTAGAACGATTGCTATTGAATCCGGGTTTCCTTTGATATTGATTCGATGAGGAACTATTTCAATCTGAAATAGCCTATCTGGTTTGTATGATTCAAGTGAGCAATAAGGGACGACATACTTATTGCCAGTTTCAAAGACTTGTCCTATCTCTTGCTTGTGCATATCAACTATCTCATTTGCTACGCGCAGAGCTCGCTCTCCTGATAGATTTTCATGGCCTACTGTGGTCATGGTAACATTTTGATTTTGATCTACAAGAATTGTGTCAACGTTAAGACGTGAGTAAATGCCCACAAAACTAACTATTCGACGCGCTATTCCACCGCCCCCAATGAGTATTAGTCCGATGATTTGCACACTAAGGGCTAAATCTAGCATTCTAAGAAAACCTGCGATGAAGCCTTCGCCACCAAAATACAGGAAGTAGCCGGTGAAAATAAGGATAGAACCCCAGACAAGTTCAGGCCTAGCAATTCGAAGCGGGTTATCTCGAAAAACAACAAGGTATGTTGCGGTTATTATGAGAATAACTGGAAAAGCGGTTGATAGGGCAATCAGACGTACAGTCTGAATGTCGAATACAAATAGCAGTGCTGAAAGGGTAACCATAATGGCTGAGAAAACCAGAAG
Coding sequences within:
- a CDS encoding HAMP domain-containing histidine kinase codes for the protein MYESALLASGIAAFIAFVFAPRSFEELDRANPTFTLFGVASALRFGNIYFWLNMTSSNPLYLPLRALDFLLVVPISALGVEMLHFHALARVKEVDPNLRRIYLLVFSAIMVTLSALLFVFDIQTVRLIALSTAFPVILIITATYLVVFRDNPLRIARPELVWGSILIFTGYFLYFGGEGFIAGFLRMLDLALSVQIIGLILIGGGGIARRIVSFVGIYSRLNVDTILVDQNQNVTMTTVGHENLSGERALRVANEIVDMHKQEIGQVFETGNKYVVPYCSLESYKPDRLFQIEIVPHRINIKGNPDSIAIVLSDVTVSIEEKEKEQLAELLNEVVKERNRAEFYLDLLTHDMGNLLQGILGGVQLMAEKQKISHEKSPSYQLIMNQLNESIRLIRQVRHIGIESDDMGDSKPLTVRIVLQESLDKVRAMFPDRKITLRIIQAYEPIAANNPVPLEQGLVSLFRYIAHSDETNVKIKVSLDSVDKKSQIKIFTSETGAFDNLASDAFKWSTERSE